ATAGTCAAACATCCTTCATATTAACTGAAGATCCTGATTTGGTAAGCCAAATAAATCCAGGTAAAAATAAATAAAAGATTATAAATTTAAACACCTTCTCTGGTGCTATAAATAAAATTTTTTGGCAAAATGTTAAGTGAAATTTGCAAGAAACACAAGACCCCTGAGAGTGATTTTTGCCAAGAACAAAAGTATTAAGTGAGGATTCATCATCTACTAGGTCGATTTTGACAAATTTCCGCGAACAAAAAGCGATAGGATACTATGCAGGAAGTGTCCAGTCGTGGCAAATTTAGTCGCTGATGAACTTCCGGTGTATCCAAGAAGTGTAAACTCATGTCGGCTGCTGTCATCACTGTAGAAACTCAAAAAGACCTTTCTCAGAAGTTAATTATCCAGCGACCCTCTGCTGGACTGTCCTTACAGGGTTGTATCCGTGTCCCTGGTGATAAATCTATATCACATCGGGCTTTAATGTTAGGCGCGATCGCTGAAGGTGAAACGCAGATCCAAGGGCTGCTGTTAGGCGAAGATCCCCGCAGCACTGCAAGCTGTTTTCAAGCTATGGGAGCGCAAATTTCGGAACTGAATACCGAATTAGTTACAGTTCAGGGTATTGGTTTGGGACAATTGCAAGAACCAGTGGATGTGTTGAATGCTGGCAACTCTGGTACTACACTCAGACTGATGTTAGGGCTTTTGGCTTCTCATCCAGGGCGGTTTTTTACGGTCACAGGGGATAGTTCTTTGCGATCGCGTCCCATGTCCCGTGTAGTTAAACCGTTGCAACAAATGGGCGCAGAGATTTGGGGACGTAAGGGTAATTCCTTAGCACCCTTAGCAGTTCAAGGACAAGCCCTGAAACCAACTCATTACCATTCCCCCATCGCTTCCGCCCAAGTGAAATCCTGTATCTTACTTGCGGGTTTATTAACAGCAGGAAAAACCACCGTCACCGAACCCGCTCTTTCTCGTGACCACAGCGAACGGATGTTACGGGCTTTTGGTGCAG
This Nodularia sp. LEGE 06071 DNA region includes the following protein-coding sequences:
- the aroA gene encoding 3-phosphoshikimate 1-carboxyvinyltransferase; the protein is MSAAVITVETQKDLSQKLIIQRPSAGLSLQGCIRVPGDKSISHRALMLGAIAEGETQIQGLLLGEDPRSTASCFQAMGAQISELNTELVTVQGIGLGQLQEPVDVLNAGNSGTTLRLMLGLLASHPGRFFTVTGDSSLRSRPMSRVVKPLQQMGAEIWGRKGNSLAPLAVQGQALKPTHYHSPIASAQVKSCILLAGLLTAGKTTVTEPALSRDHSERMLRAFGAELSIDPDTNSVTVIGPAQLRGQKVIVPGDISSAAFWLVAGAIVPGSELVVENVGVNPTRTGILEALELMGADIQLENQREVAGEPVADLRVRSSGLKSCTIAGDIIPRMIDEIPILAVAAVFAEGTTVIRDAEELRVKESDRITVMAQQLNKMGAKVSELPDGMEITGGTPLVGTDVDSYTDHRIAMSLAIASLVSTGITTIHRAEAAAISYPDFTATLQGILNT